In one window of Paraflavitalea soli DNA:
- a CDS encoding phytase, translating into MRNFATTLIIVCFIVNAACKSTKGLADANAGDIIKPVIITDTVQYDTDDPAIWINPANPAASLILGTDKDQDGALYVFDLQGKIIQDKVVRNLQRPNNVDVEYGLSLQGRATDIAVVTERFTHKLRIYSVPDMKPIDGGGIEVFVGETQPEYRDLMGISLYKAPTGKIYAIVGRKTGPRNGGYLWQYLLEDDGRGIVKATLVRKFGLFSGKKEIESIAVDDALGYVYYSDEGYGVRKYYADPAKGNEELAAFGRKGFRQDHEGISIYPVTDSTGYILVSDQQTNHFQIFTREGSSGNPHQHVLVRSVHLSTLESDGSDVVALPLNSTFTKGLFVAMSTDKTFHYYRWEDLMK; encoded by the coding sequence ATGCGCAATTTTGCTACGACTCTTATTATAGTATGTTTTATTGTAAATGCTGCTTGCAAATCAACAAAAGGACTTGCTGACGCGAACGCCGGGGATATCATAAAGCCTGTTATCATTACCGATACCGTACAGTATGATACAGATGATCCGGCCATCTGGATCAATCCGGCCAATCCCGCCGCCAGCCTCATTTTGGGGACAGATAAGGACCAGGATGGCGCATTGTATGTATTTGACCTGCAGGGGAAGATCATACAGGATAAAGTAGTGCGCAACCTGCAGCGTCCCAACAATGTGGATGTGGAGTATGGATTGAGCCTGCAGGGCAGGGCTACCGATATTGCCGTGGTCACCGAGCGGTTCACCCACAAGTTGCGCATCTATTCCGTACCCGATATGAAGCCCATTGATGGCGGCGGCATTGAAGTATTTGTAGGAGAAACGCAGCCGGAATACCGGGACCTGATGGGTATAAGTTTGTATAAAGCCCCCACAGGAAAGATCTACGCGATCGTAGGCAGGAAGACAGGCCCCCGCAATGGCGGTTACTTATGGCAATACTTATTGGAAGATGATGGCCGGGGCATAGTTAAAGCCACCCTGGTGCGCAAATTTGGTCTGTTCAGCGGTAAAAAGGAGATAGAGTCGATCGCTGTTGATGACGCCTTAGGTTATGTGTACTATTCCGATGAGGGATATGGTGTACGGAAATATTATGCTGATCCGGCCAAAGGGAATGAAGAACTGGCAGCTTTTGGAAGAAAAGGGTTCAGGCAGGACCATGAAGGCATCTCTATTTATCCCGTTACCGATAGCACAGGATATATATTGGTCTCCGATCAGCAAACCAACCACTTTCAGATCTTTACACGCGAAGGAAGTAGTGGGAATCCGCACCAGCATGTACTGGTAAGGTCTGTGCACTTGTCAACCCTGGAAAGTGATGGCTCGGATGTAGTGGCTCTACCATTGAACAGCACCTTTACAAAGGGCCTCTTTGTAGCCATGAGTACCGACAAAACATTTCATTATTATCGCTGGGAAGACCTGATGAAATAA
- a CDS encoding tetratricopeptide repeat protein: MHDDRFPIKHSLLSLLLVLLFTVITSPSRAQQKQWLFTLDQTEQLAKRQPDSAYIILKELMATAREKNNPLVEAICLQQLGHVFYNYSNFTQSIDHLLQAEKIFRAINESDRLAATLNYLGTVYYSNKQIELAGLQFTEALKINIARNDKKGQALSYGNMGHWYEKKLIYDTAYQYQQKALALYHQLGDSIGIAKIFENMGSILEDYARYDSARLCFEQALAINQQHNDAIAQIEILNNLGDVYRKTGHYREGLVYTRQALRLALQTQSQYQLASAYRDMARGFELLQQFDSAYQYNEQSRSLVEKIYAAANNQQIAFLETVYEVEKKNHELVRLTTQKRINIIITIAIALVVVLLIVLGLVVISRQRLRIRNEKALNEQNKDIYEKGKGLMQAEIRNKQLEEEKLKTELEVRSKELSAHTLHLIQKNQLLEELRSKLHEIAEDDKRDQKKQLRQLVQKISLNFSQDNYWDDFRAIFDQVHQTFFTNLKQHAENLTPAELRLVALLRMNLSSGDMATLLGISQDSLRVARYRLRKKLNLSEGESLTAFIQGL; the protein is encoded by the coding sequence ATGCATGATGACCGCTTTCCGATAAAACACTCCTTACTTTCTCTGCTCCTGGTCTTACTGTTTACTGTCATCACCAGTCCATCCCGCGCACAGCAAAAGCAATGGCTTTTTACATTGGACCAAACCGAGCAATTGGCCAAGCGCCAGCCCGACTCAGCTTATATTATATTAAAGGAACTTATGGCAACTGCCCGGGAAAAGAATAATCCCCTAGTAGAAGCCATCTGCCTCCAGCAGTTAGGGCATGTATTTTATAATTACAGCAACTTCACCCAGTCGATAGATCATTTATTGCAGGCCGAAAAGATATTCCGGGCCATCAATGAGTCCGACAGGCTGGCTGCTACCCTGAATTATCTCGGTACCGTATACTATTCCAACAAGCAGATCGAACTGGCAGGCCTGCAGTTTACCGAAGCCCTTAAGATCAATATCGCCCGCAATGATAAAAAGGGACAGGCACTTTCCTACGGCAATATGGGCCACTGGTACGAAAAGAAGCTGATATATGATACCGCCTATCAATACCAGCAAAAGGCCCTGGCCTTGTATCATCAACTGGGTGATAGTATCGGCATAGCCAAGATCTTCGAGAACATGGGCAGCATCCTGGAAGATTATGCCCGTTATGATTCCGCCCGGCTTTGCTTTGAGCAGGCCCTGGCCATTAATCAACAGCACAATGATGCCATTGCCCAGATCGAAATATTGAACAACCTGGGCGATGTGTACCGCAAGACAGGCCATTACCGCGAAGGGCTCGTCTATACCCGGCAGGCATTGCGGCTGGCCCTGCAAACCCAATCCCAATATCAACTGGCCAGCGCCTACCGCGATATGGCCCGGGGATTTGAATTGCTGCAACAGTTTGACAGTGCCTATCAATACAATGAACAAAGCCGGAGCCTGGTGGAAAAGATCTATGCCGCTGCCAATAACCAGCAGATCGCTTTCCTGGAAACCGTGTATGAAGTAGAAAAGAAAAACCATGAACTGGTAAGGCTCACCACACAGAAAAGGATCAATATCATTATTACCATTGCCATTGCACTCGTTGTGGTCTTACTGATCGTACTGGGCCTTGTCGTCATCAGCCGCCAACGCCTAAGGATCAGGAATGAAAAAGCACTCAATGAGCAGAACAAGGATATTTATGAGAAAGGGAAGGGGCTGATGCAGGCCGAGATCAGGAACAAACAACTGGAAGAGGAGAAGTTGAAAACAGAACTGGAAGTACGCAGCAAAGAGTTATCTGCTCATACCCTTCACCTCATACAGAAAAACCAGTTATTGGAAGAGTTGCGCAGCAAGCTTCATGAAATAGCCGAAGATGACAAGCGCGACCAGAAAAAGCAATTGCGGCAGCTGGTACAAAAGATCAGCCTCAATTTTAGCCAGGACAATTATTGGGATGATTTCCGCGCCATCTTCGACCAGGTGCACCAGACCTTTTTTACCAACCTGAAACAGCATGCAGAGAATCTTACCCCCGCCGAACTGCGACTGGTTGCCCTGCTGCGTATGAACCTGAGCTCAGGTGATATGGCTACCCTGCTGGGCATTTCCCAGGACAGCCTGCGGGTAGCACGCTACCGCCTCCGTAAAAAGCTCAATCTCTCCGAAGGAGAATCGTTGACGGCATTTATACAGGGACTCTAA
- a CDS encoding aldo/keto reductase → MNYHILGRSTLEVSAIGFGCMSLGEDYAVNERLIHLAIASGINLFDTADIYQQGRNEIALGKAIAAAGKRQEVLIATKVGNQPRADGNGWDWNPRKEYILGAVEESLQRLQTDYIDLYQLHGGTIDDPIDETIEAFELLQQQGKIRYYGISSIRPNVIREYAQRSAIASVMMQYSLLDRRPEESCMPLLRQSNIGVLARGSVAKGLLIDKPAAPYLNYTAAEVSQAAREVHALTSHLRGATQVALRFVLQQPAITSAIVGIRTTEQLEEAIKTIDAPILSDAELDILRQSLPVHQYDQHR, encoded by the coding sequence ATGAACTATCATATATTAGGCCGGTCTACACTGGAAGTCAGTGCAATAGGATTTGGTTGCATGTCATTGGGAGAAGACTATGCAGTGAATGAGCGATTGATCCACCTGGCGATCGCCAGCGGTATTAACTTGTTTGATACAGCAGATATTTACCAGCAGGGCCGCAATGAGATCGCATTGGGTAAAGCGATAGCTGCTGCCGGCAAGCGGCAGGAAGTATTGATCGCTACCAAAGTAGGCAATCAACCCAGGGCAGATGGAAATGGCTGGGATTGGAATCCACGTAAAGAATATATCCTGGGCGCAGTAGAAGAGAGCTTACAACGATTGCAAACAGATTATATAGACCTCTACCAGCTGCATGGTGGTACCATCGATGATCCGATCGACGAAACCATCGAGGCATTTGAACTCCTGCAGCAACAGGGAAAGATCCGTTATTATGGCATTTCTTCCATCAGGCCCAATGTGATCAGGGAATATGCACAAAGGTCCGCCATTGCCAGTGTAATGATGCAGTATAGCCTGCTCGACAGGCGGCCTGAAGAGTCCTGTATGCCGTTGCTCAGGCAAAGTAATATTGGTGTATTGGCCAGGGGCAGCGTAGCAAAAGGATTATTGATCGACAAGCCTGCTGCACCTTACCTCAATTATACAGCAGCAGAAGTTTCCCAGGCTGCCAGGGAAGTGCATGCTTTGACCTCCCACCTGCGTGGCGCCACCCAGGTGGCATTGCGTTTCGTATTGCAGCAGCCTGCTATTACTTCAGCTATTGTGGGTATACGTACCACAGAACAATTGGAAGAAGCGATAAAGACAATTGATGCACCCATCCTGTCCGATGCAGAACTGGATATTTTAAGGCAGTCGCTGCCTGTGCATCAATATGATCAACACCGGTAA
- a CDS encoding amidohydrolase family protein, translating into MKILLPLLLLASTFSLVAHSLVAQELTDPRKQEIVFRNVNVIPMDKEQVLTNQVVIVKDGRITLIGDARMVKYGAGALVIDGTGKYLMPGLAEMHAHVPPIDDIEPMKEVVMLFALKGVTTIRGMLGHPRHLELRSKLLSGEIIGPRLYTSGPSINGQTANTEATAIKMVRDQKAAGYDFLKLHPGLTVPNFNAIVQTAKEVNIPFAGHVSFQVGVWRAIDAGYASIDHMDGFVESLVPGIENMTEQQTGLFATFIGHQADTSRIPALVKGLRDHHIWVVPTQALAERWISPDNTPEALSQEPEMKYMSPNTLTNWVNTKKNLQGNPQYKPSEVRQFVELRRKLIYACQKNGVGLLLGSDAPQIFDVPGFSLHHELQYLVNAGLTPYEALRTGTVNPAIFLKREDAGLIRIGAVADLVLLNSNPLTNIGATQDIEGVCLAGRWLNKTYIQQGLKKLEKK; encoded by the coding sequence ATGAAAATATTACTCCCCCTCCTATTGCTCGCCAGTACTTTTTCTTTAGTGGCGCATTCGTTAGTGGCGCAGGAGCTCACAGACCCCCGGAAACAGGAAATTGTTTTCCGCAATGTGAATGTGATCCCGATGGATAAGGAGCAGGTGCTCACCAACCAGGTAGTGATCGTAAAAGATGGCAGGATCACCCTCATAGGAGATGCCCGCATGGTAAAATATGGCGCGGGCGCGCTGGTGATCGATGGCACGGGAAAATACCTGATGCCCGGTCTTGCCGAAATGCATGCGCATGTGCCGCCCATCGACGATATAGAACCTATGAAAGAGGTGGTGATGTTGTTTGCCCTGAAAGGCGTTACCACTATCCGGGGTATGCTGGGACATCCCAGGCACCTGGAGCTGCGCAGCAAACTACTCAGCGGAGAGATCATTGGGCCAAGGCTGTATACTTCCGGGCCTTCTATCAATGGGCAAACAGCCAATACAGAAGCCACGGCCATCAAGATGGTGCGCGACCAAAAAGCTGCAGGTTATGACTTTCTGAAACTGCACCCCGGGCTCACTGTTCCCAATTTCAATGCGATCGTACAAACTGCCAAAGAGGTAAATATTCCCTTTGCCGGCCACGTATCGTTCCAGGTGGGTGTATGGCGCGCTATCGATGCAGGCTATGCTTCCATTGATCATATGGATGGCTTTGTGGAAAGCCTGGTACCCGGCATTGAAAATATGACCGAGCAGCAGACGGGTCTCTTTGCCACCTTTATTGGTCACCAGGCAGATACCAGCCGTATACCCGCGCTGGTGAAAGGCTTGCGTGATCATCATATATGGGTGGTACCTACCCAGGCACTGGCAGAAAGATGGATATCTCCCGACAATACACCGGAAGCACTGAGCCAGGAACCGGAGATGAAGTATATGTCGCCCAATACACTGACCAACTGGGTCAATACGAAAAAGAACCTTCAAGGTAATCCTCAATATAAGCCGTCGGAAGTGCGGCAATTTGTTGAACTACGCAGAAAGCTGATCTATGCCTGTCAAAAGAATGGCGTAGGATTATTGTTAGGCTCCGATGCGCCGCAGATATTTGACGTACCCGGCTTTTCCCTGCACCACGAATTGCAATACCTCGTCAATGCCGGCCTTACTCCTTATGAAGCACTGCGAACCGGAACCGTTAACCCGGCTATCTTCCTGAAACGGGAAGATGCAGGCCTGATCAGGATTGGCGCCGTGGCAGACCTGGTATTGCTGAACAGTAATCCGTTGACGAATATCGGCGCTACACAGGATATTGAAGGAGTATGCCTGGCAGGCAGGTGGCTGAACAAAACCTATATTCAGCAGGGTTTGAAAAAGCTGGAGAAGAAATAA
- a CDS encoding VOC family protein, with translation MKKILLNSVLACIVLIALPAISFAQSKKPELNHIALSVKNLAKSTSFYSKIIQLDTIPEPFHDGKHTWFSIAAHSHLHLIEYSDPIIVPAKGTHLCFSVGSIEDFIQRLEKNNIPYSNWQGDNKSVTTRVDGVKQLYLQDPDGYWIEINNDK, from the coding sequence ATGAAAAAGATCCTCCTTAACAGTGTGCTTGCCTGCATAGTATTGATTGCGCTACCAGCCATTTCTTTTGCACAAAGCAAAAAGCCTGAGCTCAATCACATCGCACTTTCTGTAAAGAACCTGGCCAAAAGCACTTCCTTTTACAGCAAGATCATACAACTTGATACGATCCCTGAGCCATTTCATGATGGTAAACATACCTGGTTCAGCATAGCCGCGCACAGTCATCTTCACCTCATCGAATACAGTGACCCTATCATTGTGCCAGCCAAAGGCACGCACTTATGTTTCAGCGTAGGCTCCATAGAAGACTTTATTCAACGCCTGGAAAAGAATAATATCCCCTATTCCAACTGGCAGGGAGACAACAAATCCGTCACCACCCGGGTAGACGGCGTGAAGCAATTGTACCTGCAGGATCCGGACGGATACTGGATCGAGATCAATAATGATAAGTGA
- a CDS encoding TonB-dependent receptor, with amino-acid sequence MITKWITCCLLLTTSLGAWAQQAIIKGKVTDVVNNEVLTGASISLLGTNNATVSDVNGEFLIYANPGDRQVVVRYLGYRDTTISLQLKGNETRALNIGLSSSYARLSSVVVMGLLQGQAKALNQQKNADNIKNVVAADQIGRFPDPNAAEALQRVPGVNIERDQGEGRYVFVRGLAPQFTNVSVNGEQIPSPEADVRFVALDAIPADQLASIEVSKSLTPDMDGDAVGGSVNLITRTAQSKVPRINASVAGGYNQLMRKTNIQGQLQYAQRLGKKEKLGLLFNSSYYHNDLGSDNVERSPQDNEVELRDYQLTRTRLGLSSTLDYKFNPRHEIYLRALYSRFTDREWRRATKFVPEDDEIEKATKDRFEAQSITTINLGAKHTFSKFFLNYEAQYSMGRQNTPYDNEIVFVAGLPSTLSYNNPRYPAIIADKFTDNKEYEFDEAGFGHTLAKDRNLTAKFDLGIPYKLNNNNGLIKLGGKMRRKEKSYNITQDYYGAIADIPGADAFDEDQPKKKFMDGHYILGRPLYMSSFIRYFNANPSQFEASLEDKAIDEALEAYDAEENVYAAYIMGRQQFNKVMVLAGVRYEKTNVNYNSKDVVIDGAGDLQDIVPVSGSSHYDFFLPQASVRYQLSRFTNLRAAATFSYARPNFSEIIPAQEINREDEVATAGNAALKPVKAFNLDLLAEHYFGNVGVLSGGFFYKRLNDFIYRRVLFNSPYPLTGTPYINSIDVIQARNGNKANVAGFEFAFQNNLSFLPGALKYFSLYLNYTYAHSAATLQSRSADETDPNATEKLRLPGQATHVGNISLAFERKKFNARISFNFNGEYLSEVGATNEEDIFVKDRLQADISAGYAFNAHWRVFAEALNLTNQPFERFMNNKTQLIQREYYQQWGRFGVKFDW; translated from the coding sequence ATGATAACAAAGTGGATCACCTGTTGCTTGCTTCTCACCACCAGTTTGGGTGCATGGGCGCAACAGGCAATTATTAAAGGAAAGGTGACCGATGTGGTCAATAATGAGGTACTCACAGGGGCCAGCATTTCCCTGTTGGGTACCAACAATGCCACCGTTTCAGATGTCAACGGTGAGTTTTTAATTTATGCCAATCCCGGCGACCGCCAGGTGGTCGTCCGCTACCTTGGCTATCGGGATACAACGATCTCGTTACAATTGAAAGGAAATGAAACCCGTGCCTTGAATATTGGCTTGTCCAGTTCTTATGCCCGCTTAAGCAGTGTGGTGGTGATGGGTTTGCTGCAGGGCCAGGCCAAGGCCCTCAACCAGCAAAAGAATGCGGATAATATTAAGAATGTGGTGGCTGCCGATCAGATCGGCCGCTTTCCCGATCCCAATGCGGCCGAAGCCTTGCAAAGGGTACCCGGTGTAAATATAGAACGTGACCAGGGCGAAGGCCGCTATGTTTTTGTACGTGGCCTCGCTCCCCAGTTCACCAATGTGAGTGTCAATGGCGAACAAATACCATCGCCCGAAGCCGATGTGCGTTTTGTAGCCCTCGATGCCATTCCCGCCGATCAACTGGCCTCTATTGAAGTAAGCAAGTCCTTAACACCCGATATGGATGGCGATGCCGTAGGTGGTTCTGTGAACCTCATCACCCGCACCGCGCAAAGCAAGGTGCCCCGCATCAATGCATCGGTGGCCGGTGGTTACAACCAGCTCATGCGCAAGACCAATATCCAGGGACAGTTGCAGTATGCGCAAAGACTGGGCAAAAAGGAAAAGCTGGGCCTGCTGTTCAACAGCAGCTATTACCACAATGACCTCGGATCGGACAACGTGGAAAGATCACCGCAGGACAATGAAGTGGAACTGCGCGATTATCAATTGACCCGTACCCGCCTGGGATTGAGCAGTACCCTCGATTACAAGTTCAATCCCCGTCACGAAATATACCTGCGTGCTTTGTACAGCCGCTTCACCGACCGCGAGTGGAGAAGGGCTACCAAGTTCGTTCCCGAAGATGATGAGATCGAGAAAGCTACCAAAGACCGTTTTGAGGCCCAGTCAATTACTACCATTAACCTGGGTGCCAAACATACCTTCAGCAAGTTCTTCCTCAACTATGAAGCCCAGTATTCCATGGGACGGCAAAATACCCCTTACGATAATGAGATCGTATTTGTTGCCGGCCTTCCTTCTACACTGAGCTACAACAATCCCAGGTACCCTGCTATTATAGCCGATAAGTTTACAGATAACAAGGAGTACGAATTTGACGAGGCTGGCTTTGGTCATACCCTCGCCAAAGACCGAAACCTCACTGCCAAGTTTGACCTGGGTATTCCTTACAAGCTGAACAACAACAATGGCCTCATCAAGCTGGGTGGTAAAATGCGCCGTAAAGAGAAGAGCTACAACATTACCCAGGATTATTATGGCGCTATTGCCGATATCCCTGGTGCGGATGCATTTGACGAAGACCAGCCCAAGAAAAAGTTCATGGATGGTCATTATATCCTGGGAAGGCCCTTGTATATGAGTTCCTTTATCAGGTATTTCAATGCCAACCCTTCCCAGTTTGAAGCATCCCTCGAAGACAAAGCCATCGATGAAGCACTGGAAGCATACGATGCAGAAGAGAATGTATATGCAGCGTATATCATGGGCAGACAGCAATTCAACAAAGTAATGGTGCTGGCTGGTGTGCGATACGAGAAAACCAACGTGAACTACAACTCAAAGGATGTAGTGATCGATGGCGCTGGCGACTTGCAGGACATTGTGCCCGTGTCTGGCAGCAGCCACTACGACTTTTTCCTGCCACAGGCCAGTGTACGATACCAACTGAGCCGTTTCACCAACCTGCGTGCTGCCGCTACTTTCTCTTATGCCAGGCCCAACTTCAGCGAGATCATCCCTGCACAGGAGATCAACCGCGAAGATGAAGTGGCTACTGCCGGCAATGCTGCCCTCAAACCCGTGAAGGCTTTCAACCTCGACCTGCTGGCCGAACATTATTTTGGTAATGTAGGCGTATTATCCGGCGGCTTCTTTTATAAACGCCTGAATGATTTTATCTACCGCCGTGTATTGTTCAACAGTCCTTATCCCCTTACCGGTACCCCTTATATCAACAGCATTGATGTAATACAGGCCCGGAATGGTAATAAGGCCAATGTAGCAGGTTTTGAATTTGCCTTTCAGAACAACCTGAGTTTCTTACCGGGCGCACTTAAATATTTCAGCCTTTACCTTAACTATACCTATGCTCATTCTGCAGCCACCCTACAAAGCCGTTCGGCTGATGAAACCGATCCCAATGCCACAGAAAAGTTACGGCTGCCCGGTCAGGCTACCCATGTAGGAAATATCTCCCTGGCTTTTGAAAGGAAAAAGTTCAACGCCCGTATTTCGTTCAACTTCAATGGCGAGTACCTCAGCGAAGTAGGAGCCACCAACGAAGAGGATATTTTTGTGAAGGACAGGCTGCAGGCCGATATCAGTGCCGGTTATGCTTTCAATGCCCACTGGCGTGTATTTGCCGAAGCGCTTAATCTTACCAACCAGCCTTTTGAAAGGTTCATGAATAATAAGACCCAGCTCATTCAGCGGGAGTATTACCAGCAATGGGGACGCTTCGGGGTTAAGTTCGACTGGTAA
- a CDS encoding NUMOD4 domain-containing protein, whose translation MPGNNYPFQNKSIKDLRNEEWKDIPGFEGIYQASSLGRIKSLDRTILHARLGQQFVSGRILSQSIAENNNIKTGEPMIDLRVSLSMDGVQHYFNTRRLIYMTFVNKKINYQKDGLYVINKDGNGYNNKVKNLQLVTKSEKQKRVFTRDRQDSYLKIADRSKWPKTYGGYTRRKPIKQYTHRGKLIAKYESVSEASRQTGIGEKEIIQVAKGVYSQWNGYKWKYVNV comes from the coding sequence ATGCCCGGAAATAATTATCCTTTCCAGAATAAGTCTATTAAAGATCTAAGGAATGAAGAATGGAAAGACATACCTGGTTTTGAAGGTATCTACCAGGCCTCCAGTTTAGGCCGGATCAAATCGCTCGACCGAACCATCCTACATGCCCGCCTGGGGCAACAATTTGTAAGCGGCAGGATCTTAAGCCAATCGATTGCTGAAAACAACAATATCAAAACGGGTGAACCCATGATCGACCTGCGGGTATCCCTGAGTATGGATGGGGTACAACATTACTTCAATACACGACGATTGATCTACATGACGTTTGTAAATAAAAAGATCAATTACCAGAAGGATGGCCTATATGTGATCAACAAAGACGGCAATGGCTACAACAATAAAGTAAAGAACCTGCAGCTGGTCACTAAGAGTGAAAAGCAAAAAAGGGTATTCACGCGCGACCGGCAGGATAGTTACCTCAAAATTGCCGACCGCTCCAAATGGCCCAAAACCTATGGAGGCTACACCCGCCGCAAACCTATCAAGCAATATACGCACCGCGGGAAATTAATTGCCAAATACGAAAGTGTAAGTGAAGCCTCACGTCAAACCGGTATTGGGGAAAAAGAGATCATCCAGGTAGCCAAAGGAGTTTATTCGCAATGGAATGGATACAAGTGGAAATATGTGAATGTTTAA